Proteins encoded by one window of Danaus plexippus chromosome Z, MEX_DaPlex, whole genome shotgun sequence:
- the LOC116777830 gene encoding probable ATP-dependent RNA helicase DDX55 homolog, with protein MVIKDWTKVSPALSQPVLNCIDKQGFKTMTPIQAAVIPLILTCKDVVAEAVTGSGKTLAFVVPLLEMLMKKAKDSPLRKDYIYAVIISPTRELATQIVKVIELFLAEPELKHLTISLLVGGRPIEMDAESMMKGAQITVCTPGRFQDLLEERKHLNLSARLRDLEFLVLDEADRLLDLGFSATLTTILQYLPRQRRTGLFSATQTKELQDLVRAGLRNPVLISVKEKSSISTPVALENFYIIVQPQDKLLVLLNFIRNRKVTKGLFFLPTCACVDYWADVLPGFLPDMKIYAIHGKMKQKRNIILEKFRAAENTILLCTDLLARGLDIPSVEWVLQWEPPTSPSALVHRAGRSARGGCAGASLLPLLPTEDSYVPFIKNNQKVELKDYKSSNDVIKITDKLRDKVLSILHDQQVKDRAVFDKGQRAFVSHMRAYSKHECNLLLQLKELPLGHIATSYGLIKLPLMPEIKDEHKKQFVGPKEAIDFNSIPYKDKQKEQSRLQKLEEYKKTGTWPSKKKKKMSQSKPWEQTKQNKLEKQDKRKKRKELKKKLNEEGKKGKKRKTVTQEELDELAADVALIKKLKKRKITAEQFDQAFDMDK; from the exons atGGTGATAAAAGATTGGACCAAAGTGTCACCTGCACTTTCGCAGCctgtattaaattgtattgatAAACAGGGTTTTAAAACTATGACACCAATACAGGCGGCTGTTATTCCTCTTATACTAACCTGTAAGGATGTCGTAGCTGAAGCGGTAACAGGCTCAGGAAAAACGTTGGCTTTTGTGGTTCCATTATTAGAAATGTTAATGAAGAAAGCAAAGGATTCACCACTCCGTAAGGATTATATCTATGCTGTCATTATTTCTCCTACTAGAGAACTAGCTACACAAATAGTAAAg gttatagaattatttctgGCGGAACCGGAGCTGAAGCACTTAACAATCTCATTGCTTGTCGGTGGTAGACCAATAGAAATGGATGCTGAGAGTATGATGAAAGGTGCACAGATTACTGTCTGCACACCGGGGAGGTTTCAGGATTTGTTAGAGGAAAGGAAACACCTTAACCTGTCGGCGAGACTAAGAGATCtg GAATTCCTAGTCCTGGATGAGGCTGACAGACTGCTTGATTTGGGATTCAGTGCTACCCTTACAACAATTTTACAATACTTACCGAGACAGCGACGAACGGGCCTGTTCTCAGCAACTCAGACCAAAGAGTTGCAAGATCTTGTTAGAGCTGGTTTGAGGAACCCGGTGCTGATAAGTGTTAAGGAAAAATCCAGCATCAGCACCCCTGTCgcattagaaaatttttacatcATCGTGCAACCCCAAGATAAGCTTTTAGTTCTTCTTAATTTCATCAGAAATAGGAAGGTAACAAAGGGTCTCTTCTTTCTACCAACTTGCGCGTGTGTTGACTACTGGGCGGATGTTCTGCCGGGTTTCTTACCAGACATGAAGATATATGCTATACACGGTAAAATGAAGCAGaaaagaaacataatattgGAAAAGTTCAGAGCTGCAGAAAATACCATCTTGTTGTGCACGGACTTGTTAGCACG aggCCTGGATATCCCTTCGGTGGAATGGGTGCTCCAGTGGGAACCTCCAACCAGTCCCTCCGCGCTGGTGCATCGCGCAGGGAGAAGTGCCCGCGGAGGCTGCGCTGGCGCCTCCCTCCTACCGCTGCTGCCCACTGAGGATTCTTACGTGCCTTTTATCAAGAACAACCAGAAAGTGGAGCTCAAAGACTACAAGAGTTCTAACGATGTGATCAAGATAACTGATAAACTCAGAGATAAG GTTCTATCCATTCTTCACGATCAGCAAGTTAAAGACAGGGCTGTATTTGATAAGGGACAGAGGGCTTTTGTATCCCACATGCGAGCTTACTCTAAACACGAATGCAATTTACTTTTACAACTCAAAGAACTACCTTTGGGTCACATTGCTACAAGCTATGGCCTCATTAAACTGCCCCTCATGCCAGAAATAAAAGACGAACACAAGAAACAGTTCGTGGGTCCCAAAGAGGCGATAGATTTCAACAGCATACCGTATAAAGACAAACAGAAGGAACAAAGCAGATTGCAAAAGTTAGAAGAGTATAAGAAGACGGGAACGTGGCcatcaaaaaagaaaaagaaaatg TCTCAATCTAAGCCATGGGAGCAGACGAAACAGAACAAGCTTGAAAAGCAAGACAAAAGGAAGAAAAGGAAAGAGTTAAAAAAGAAGTTAAACGAAGAAGGAAAGAAAGGGAAGAAACGGAAAACAGTAACTCAAGAGGAACTTGATGAGCTGGCAGCTGATGTGGCCTTAATAAAGAAGCTGAAGAAGAGGAAGATCACAGCTGAACAGTTCGACCAAGCATTTGATAtggacaaataa
- the LOC116777306 gene encoding coronin-6 isoform X1 has translation MSFRVVRSSKFRHVYGQALKREQCYDNIRVSKSSWDSTFCAVNPTFLAIIVESAGGGAFIVLPHNKVGRIPADHPLVGGHKGPVLDIAWCPHNDNVIASGSEDCVVKVWQIPDGGLTRTLTEPVVDLVYHQRRVGLVLWHPTAQNVLLTAGSDNQIAIWNVGTGEVLLSLDCHPDLIYSACWNWTGSKLLTTCRDKKIRIIDPRKGEVESEAIAHEGSKASRAIFLKHGLVFTTGFSRMSERQYTLRTPDALGEPIVTVEIDTSNGVMFPLYDPDTNLIYLCGKGDSVIRYFEVTPEPPFVHYINTFQTPDPQRGIGMMPKRGCDVATCEIAKFYRLNNSGLCQVVSMTVPRKSELFQEDLYPDTLSDEASLTADEWLAGEDAEPCTMSLKERALIVQGGYVAGRAHNLTVTKRNALATARDKEKEKEKEKDKEPERSPTPGQRDTPATPAATPPPAFTAMVEKQLSDLVEEIRKLKSVIVKQENRIRALEATVKGQVAAATPVPADHNHDDNMAPDEV, from the exons ATGTCGTTCAGAGTGGTTCGTAGTTCAAAATTCCGCCATGTATATGGTCAGGCCCTTAAAAGGGAACAGTGTTATGATAACATCAGAGTATCGAAAAGTTCGTGGGACTCTACGTTTTGTGCTGTAAACCCCACTTTCCTGGCCATCATTGTAGAGTCAGCCGGCGGCGGAGCCTTCATAGTTTTACCGCATAATAag GTCGGCCGCATACCAGCAGATCATCCTCTAGTGGGAGGACACAAGGGTCCAGTGTTGGACATAGCGTGGTGCCCCCACAACGACAACGTCATCGCCAGCGGCTCCGAGGACTGCGTTGTTAAG GTATGGCAAATACCGGACGGTGGACTGACCCGTACGTTGACGGAGCCTGTGGTGGATCTCGTGTATCATCAGCGACGCGTGGGCTTGGTGCTATGGCATCCAACCGCTCAGAACGTGTTGCTCACTGCTGGCTCCGATAACCAG ATAGCGATCTGGAATGTTGGCACTGGCGAGGTCTTGCTGAGTCTGGACTGTCACCCTGACCTCATCTACTCCGCTTGCTGGAACTGGACGGGCTCCAAGCTGCTCACCACCTGCCGTGACAAGAAGATTAG GATAATAGATCCTCGCAAGGGAGAAGTGGAATCAGAGGCCATAGCTCACGAAGGCAGCAAAGCGTCCAGAGCAATCTTTTTAAAGCATGGACTGGTGTTTACCACTGG ATTCAGTCGCATGTCCGAGCGTCAGTACACTCTCCGTACACCGGACGCCCTCGGAGAACCTATCGTGACGGTGGAGATTGACACAAGTAACGGAGTCATGTTCCCACTCTACGATCCCGACACCAATCTCATCTACCTCTGCGGGAAGGGCGATTCGGTCATCAGATATTTTGAG GTCACCCCAGAGCCGCCTTTCGTCCACTACATTAACACCTTCCAAACACCGGACCCACAGAGag gtATTGGTATGATGCCCAAGCGCGGCTGTGACGTAGCTACGTGCGAAATAGCGAAGTTTTACAGACTTAACAACTCTGGTCTCTGTCAG GTGGTTTCGATGACCGTGCCGCGTAAGTCTGAGTTGTTCCAAGAGGACTTGTACCCTGACACATTGTCCGATGAAGCTTCATTGACGGCCGACGAGTGGCTCGCGGGTGAAGACGCCGAACCCTGCACCATGTCGCTGAAG GAGCGTGCGCTTATTGTACAGGGTGGTTACGTAGCGGGAAGGGCGCACAACCTCACCGTGACCAAGAGGAACGCGCTGGCGACCGCCAGGGATAAGGAAAAGGAGAAGGAGAAGGAAAAGGATAAGGAGCCCGAGAGGAGCCCCACCCCGGGCCAGAGGGACACACCCGCCACGCCGGCCGCCACCCCACCGCCAGCCTTCACCGCTATGGTG GAGAAACAACTATCGGACCTGGTGGAAGAGATCCGTAAGCTGAAATCGGTTATAGTGAAGCAAGAGAACCGTATACGGGCACTAGAGGCTACGGTTAAGGGACAAGTGGCTGCAGCCACACCAGTACCCGCTGATCACAACCACGACGACAACATGGCGCCCGACGAGGTCTGA
- the LOC116777306 gene encoding coronin-6 isoform X2, with protein sequence MSFRVVRSSKFRHVYGQALKREQCYDNIRVSKSSWDSTFCAVNPTFLAIIVESAGGGAFIVLPHNKVGRIPADHPLVGGHKGPVLDIAWCPHNDNVIASGSEDCVVKVWQIPDGGLTRTLTEPVVDLVYHQRRVGLVLWHPTAQNVLLTAGSDNQIAIWNVGTGEVLLSLDCHPDLIYSACWNWTGSKLLTTCRDKKIRIIDPRKGEVESEAIAHEGSKASRAIFLKHGLVFTTGFSRMSERQYTLRTPDALGEPIVTVEIDTSNGVMFPLYDPDTNLIYLCGKGDSVIRYFEVTPEPPFVHYINTFQTPDPQRGIGMMPKRGCDVATCEIAKFYRLNNSGLCQVVSMTVPRKSELFQEDLYPDTLSDEASLTADEWLAGEDAEPCTMSLKGGYVAGRAHNLTVTKRNALATARDKEKEKEKEKDKEPERSPTPGQRDTPATPAATPPPAFTAMVEKQLSDLVEEIRKLKSVIVKQENRIRALEATVKGQVAAATPVPADHNHDDNMAPDEV encoded by the exons ATGTCGTTCAGAGTGGTTCGTAGTTCAAAATTCCGCCATGTATATGGTCAGGCCCTTAAAAGGGAACAGTGTTATGATAACATCAGAGTATCGAAAAGTTCGTGGGACTCTACGTTTTGTGCTGTAAACCCCACTTTCCTGGCCATCATTGTAGAGTCAGCCGGCGGCGGAGCCTTCATAGTTTTACCGCATAATAag GTCGGCCGCATACCAGCAGATCATCCTCTAGTGGGAGGACACAAGGGTCCAGTGTTGGACATAGCGTGGTGCCCCCACAACGACAACGTCATCGCCAGCGGCTCCGAGGACTGCGTTGTTAAG GTATGGCAAATACCGGACGGTGGACTGACCCGTACGTTGACGGAGCCTGTGGTGGATCTCGTGTATCATCAGCGACGCGTGGGCTTGGTGCTATGGCATCCAACCGCTCAGAACGTGTTGCTCACTGCTGGCTCCGATAACCAG ATAGCGATCTGGAATGTTGGCACTGGCGAGGTCTTGCTGAGTCTGGACTGTCACCCTGACCTCATCTACTCCGCTTGCTGGAACTGGACGGGCTCCAAGCTGCTCACCACCTGCCGTGACAAGAAGATTAG GATAATAGATCCTCGCAAGGGAGAAGTGGAATCAGAGGCCATAGCTCACGAAGGCAGCAAAGCGTCCAGAGCAATCTTTTTAAAGCATGGACTGGTGTTTACCACTGG ATTCAGTCGCATGTCCGAGCGTCAGTACACTCTCCGTACACCGGACGCCCTCGGAGAACCTATCGTGACGGTGGAGATTGACACAAGTAACGGAGTCATGTTCCCACTCTACGATCCCGACACCAATCTCATCTACCTCTGCGGGAAGGGCGATTCGGTCATCAGATATTTTGAG GTCACCCCAGAGCCGCCTTTCGTCCACTACATTAACACCTTCCAAACACCGGACCCACAGAGag gtATTGGTATGATGCCCAAGCGCGGCTGTGACGTAGCTACGTGCGAAATAGCGAAGTTTTACAGACTTAACAACTCTGGTCTCTGTCAG GTGGTTTCGATGACCGTGCCGCGTAAGTCTGAGTTGTTCCAAGAGGACTTGTACCCTGACACATTGTCCGATGAAGCTTCATTGACGGCCGACGAGTGGCTCGCGGGTGAAGACGCCGAACCCTGCACCATGTCGCTGAAG GGTGGTTACGTAGCGGGAAGGGCGCACAACCTCACCGTGACCAAGAGGAACGCGCTGGCGACCGCCAGGGATAAGGAAAAGGAGAAGGAGAAGGAAAAGGATAAGGAGCCCGAGAGGAGCCCCACCCCGGGCCAGAGGGACACACCCGCCACGCCGGCCGCCACCCCACCGCCAGCCTTCACCGCTATGGTG GAGAAACAACTATCGGACCTGGTGGAAGAGATCCGTAAGCTGAAATCGGTTATAGTGAAGCAAGAGAACCGTATACGGGCACTAGAGGCTACGGTTAAGGGACAAGTGGCTGCAGCCACACCAGTACCCGCTGATCACAACCACGACGACAACATGGCGCCCGACGAGGTCTGA
- the LOC116777332 gene encoding ceramide synthase, which translates to MAGQKSQTRHYRVMMSVLGVCNAGSLAAAINLVIILNPDDRISIKRGAVLTALGFVYFMTLFELINMAALFTQAGARFRQKYKLSCGEVLDISNKLVSAIQAAFSCVTGAVVCAWSCTRDLLKSSHFMSEAYAWFGAAYFFYDIWSMYMVHVHMTTNADYFKNRIRKVSKPEGPAPEPVKRPSFLSYCRHEPVILMHHLFIGGFGFLVIVYLRGGLGDCVFGFVYLMEASTPCVSLRGVLSRLRLKSSRAYLANGLAMLVVFLLCRVLSLPYVCLLYSRRLGLPYLDAIATLPLGCKISICILLLPQLYWFYLMSAGAVKVFFGTGSGREPDRRR; encoded by the exons ATGGCAGGTCAAAAGTCACAG ACTCGTCACTACCGAGTTATGATGTCAGTGCTGGGTGTATGCAATGCTGGTTCTCTGGCTGCAGCAATCAATCTGGTGATCATACTTAATCCGGACGACAG aatttcaataaaacgtgGGGCTGTCCTGACGGCTCTGGGATTCGTGTACTTCATGACTTTGTTTGAGCTGATCAACATGGCGGCCCTGTTCACCCAGGCTGGTGCGCGGTTCAGGCAAAAGTACAAGCTCAGCTGCGGAGAGGTTCTCGACATTAGTAACAA ATTGGTGTCGGCTATCCAGGCGGCTTTCTCATGCGTGACTGGTGCTGTGGTGTGTGCTTGGTCGTGTACACGTGACCTGTTGAAGTCCTCCCACTTCATGTCCGAGGCCTACGCATGGTTCGGTGCCGCATACTTCTTCTATGACATATGGTCTATGTATATG GTCCACGTCCACATGACCACGAACGCGGACTACTTTAAGAACAGGATCCGTAAAGTATCGAAGCCCGAGGGTCCAGCCCCGGAGCCGGTCAAGCGACCCTCGTTCCTCTCGTACTGCAGACACGAGCCCGTCATCCTGATGCATCATCTGTTCATCGGAGGATTCGGATTTTTGGTGATAGTG TATCTCCGCGGCGGGCTGGGCGACTGCGTCTTCGGGTTCGTGTATCTGATGGAAGCGTCGACTCCGTGCGTTTCGCTCCGCGGCGTCCTTTCTCGCCTCCGCCTAAAGAGTTCCCGCGCGTACCTCGCTAACGGTCTCGCTATGCTGGTTGTGTTTCTTCTGTGCCGCGTCCTTAGCCTTCCGTACGTGTGTCTGTTGTACTCCCGTCGCCTGGGCCTACCGTACCTGGACGCCATAGCGACTCTGCCTCTCGGCTGCAAGATTTCCATCTGCATTCTGCTGTTGCCGCAACTGTACTGGTTTTACCTAATGTCCGCGGGAGCCGTGAAGGTTTTCTTCGGCACCGGAAGCGGCCGGGAGCCGGATCGCCGCAGATGA